One genomic window of uncultured delta proteobacterium includes the following:
- a CDS encoding hypothetical protein (Evidence 5 : No homology to any previously reported sequences): MSGRREKKSPYFGEILRAYRLEKQLTQEQLSERVDVLRSFISSLENGTRQPSFEMIFRLAKALDITPGKLLDPVAEKMEQK, from the coding sequence ATGTCAGGTAGACGAGAAAAAAAGAGTCCATATTTTGGCGAAATATTACGCGCTTACAGGCTTGAAAAGCAGCTCACGCAAGAGCAGCTTAGCGAGCGTGTTGATGTTTTGCGAAGTTTTATAAGCTCTCTTGAGAATGGCACACGCCAGCCGAGCTTTGAAATGATATTCCGGCTTGCCAAAGCTCTGGACATAACCCCCGGAAAACTCCTCGATCCCGTAGCGGAGAAGATGGAGCAAAAGTAG
- a CDS encoding hypothetical protein (Evidence 5 : No homology to any previously reported sequences): MTRIKFIKCERETVAQNRAFWAKVLVKIQGGFLAFETTYAYNRWKADPSALSITPTGDAVFIK, encoded by the coding sequence ATGACCAGAATCAAATTTATCAAATGTGAACGGGAAACTGTCGCTCAAAATAGGGCATTTTGGGCGAAAGTGCTGGTTAAAATACAAGGCGGCTTTCTGGCCTTTGAAACAACCTATGCATATAACCGCTGGAAAGCTGACCCTTCCGCTTTGAGCATCACGCCCACAGGTGACGCGGTTTTCATAAAGTAG
- a CDS encoding conserved hypothetical protein (Evidence 4 : Homologs of previously reported genes of unknown function), with protein sequence MEQLAAEEAAHIRGFSATVDRKGIVLFTLLDGGRILDSGKELFFSGKDDATRNVAVQYAQKKWGKSLYVDGNKIVRLEKKLEEEQAQKQQRNMER encoded by the coding sequence ATGGAGCAGCTTGCAGCAGAGGAAGCGGCGCACATACGCGGCTTTTCTGCCACAGTAGACCGCAAGGGGATAGTCCTTTTCACTCTTCTTGATGGCGGCAGGATTCTGGACAGTGGGAAGGAGCTTTTCTTTTCGGGCAAAGACGATGCCACCCGGAACGTTGCTGTTCAATACGCGCAGAAAAAATGGGGAAAGAGCCTGTATGTGGATGGGAACAAAATTGTGCGGCTGGAAAAAAAGCTGGAGGAAGAGCAAGCCCAAAAACAACAGCGGAATATGGAGCGGTAA